The following are from one region of the Treponema denticola genome:
- a CDS encoding type II toxin-antitoxin system RelE family toxin, whose translation MTNYKIAETAAFEKKIKSKKYEFLYQKIKNYVYPILRKNPHFGPNIKKLKGIYKEIYRFRLGDFRLFYKVSEEKVIVFIIDIEARKAAYK comes from the coding sequence TTGACTAACTATAAAATTGCAGAAACAGCGGCTTTTGAGAAAAAAATAAAATCAAAAAAGTACGAATTCCTATATCAAAAAATAAAAAACTATGTATATCCTATATTAAGAAAAAATCCGCATTTTGGACCTAACATAAAAAAATTAAAAGGCATTTACAAAGAGATATACCGCTTTAGATTAGGAGACTTCCGTCTTTTTTATAAAGTATCGGAAGAAAAAGTCATCGTATTTATTATTGACATAGAAGCTCGAAAAGCTGCTTATAAATAA